From Candida dubliniensis CD36 chromosome 7, complete sequence, the proteins below share one genomic window:
- a CDS encoding DNA-binding protein, putative (Similar to Kluyveromyces lactis TRF1;~encoded by linear plasmid in K. lactis and others; see refs. to P05476), with protein sequence MSKSNINKKLKLLEKSIYDDLINKIKGLDLDNAIIEKIEGTISKPKRKAPVTPIEKQCGKLTKKGEKCKIAMCYKRTCWAHLTKEQKEEYRKLKKIRCGVAHMKSF encoded by the coding sequence ATGAGTAAGTCAAACATTaataagaaattgaaactcttagagaaatcaatttatgaTGATctaatcaacaaaataaaaggATTAGATTTAGACAAtgcaattattgaaaaaattgaaggtACAATATCAAAACCTAAAAGAAAAGCACCTGTCACTCCGATAGAAAAACAATGCGGAAAGTTGACAAAGAAAGGTGAAAAATGTAAAATTGCTATGTGTTATAAAAGAACATGTTGGGCCCACTTAacaaaagaacaaaaagaagaatatagaaaattaaaaaaaataaggtGTGGGGTGGCACATATGAAATCGTTTTAG
- a CDS encoding argininosuccinate lyase, putative (Similar to C. albicans ARG4), with amino-acid sequence MSQQPSENKLWGGRFTGATDPLMDLYNASLPYDKVMYDADLTGTKVYTQGLNKLGLITTEELNSIHQGLEQIRQEWHDNKFIIKAGDEDIHTANERRLGEIIGKNISGKVHTGRSRNDQVATDMRIFVRESLLNLSKILHQFITAILERAHKEIDVLMPGYTHLQKAQPIRWAHWLSSYATYFTEDYKRLQEIITRVNQSPLGSGALAGHPYGIDREFLAKGLGFDGVIGNSLTAVSDRDFVVESLFWSTLFMNHISRFSEDLIIYSSGEFGFIKLADAYSTGSSLMPQKKNPDSLELLRGKSGRVFGQLSGFLMSIKSIPSTYNKDMQEDKEPLFDALTTVEHSILIATGVISTLSIDKQNMEKALTMDMLATDLADYLVRKGVPFRETHHISGECVRKAEEEKLSGIDQLSFEQFQQIDSRFEKDVMETFDFEASVERRDAIGGTAKSAVLKQLENLKSILN; translated from the coding sequence atgtcACAACAACCTagtgaaaataaattatggGGTGGTCGATTCACTGGCGCCACTGATCCATTAATGGATTTATACAATGCTTCATTACCTTATGATAAAGTTATGTATGATGCAGATTTAACTGGTACTAAAGTATATACTCAAGGATTGAACAAATTAGGATTAATTACCactgaagaattgaatctGATTCATCAAGGTTTAGAACAAATTAGACAAGAATGGcatgataataaatttattattaaagcTGGTGATGAAGATATTCATACTGCTAATGAACGTAGATTAGGAGAAATCATTGGGAAAAACATTTCTGGTAAAGTTCATACTGGTAGATCCAGAAATGATCAAGTTGCTACTGATATGAGAATTTTTGTTCGTGAATCATTACTTAATTTAAGTAAGATTTTACATCAATTCATTACAGCAATTCTTGAACGAGCTcataaagaaattgatgtaTTAATGCCTGGTTATACTCATTTACAAAAAGCTCAACCTATTAGATGGGCTCATTGGTTAAGTTCATATGCAACTTATTTCACTGAAGATTATAAACGTTTACAAGAAATCATTACTCGTGTTAATCAATCTCCATTAGGATCTGGTGCTTTAGCTGGTCATCCCTACGGTATTGATCGTGAATTTTTAGCTAAAGGATTAGGATTTGATGGTGTTATTGGGAATTCTTTAACTGCAGTTTCTGATCgtgattttgttgttgaaagtTTATTTTGGAGTACATTATTTATGAATCATATTTCTCGATTTTCAGaagatttaattatttattctaGTGGTGAATTTGGATTTATAAAGTTAGCTGATGCTTACTCTACTGGTTCATCATTAATGccacaaaagaaaaatcctGATTCATTAGAATTATTACGTGGGAAAAGTGGCAGAGTGTTTGGTCAGTTATCTGGGTTTTTAATGTCAATTAAATCCATTCCATCAACCTATAATAAAGATATGCAAGAAGATAAAGAACCATTATTTGATGCATTGACTACCGTAGAacattcaattttaattgcTACTGGTGTGATTTCTACTTTACTGattgataaacaaaatatggAAAAAGCTTTAACTATGGATATGTTAGCTACTGATTTAGCAGATTATTTAGTTAGAAAAGGTGTTCCATTTAGAGAAACTCATCATATTTCTGGTGAATGTGTTAGAAAagctgaagaagaaaaattgtcGGGAATTGACCAATTAtcatttgaacaatttcaacaaattgattcacgttttgaaaaagatgtTATGGAaacttttgattttgaagcTAGTGTGGAAAGAAGAGATGCTATTGGTGGTACTGCTAAGAGCGCTGTTTTAAAACAGttagaaaatttgaaatcaattttaaattaa
- a CDS encoding conserved hypothetical protein (putative LPF gene family member) — protein MTSISNTDTDVFVGLGKLPSDIVATIVDYLPRCMLPELLYFPPIREVVASAILSKMSISNIVKRNTDYSDCNCELLGIRPRSLKRGIDQWNIFPKFVVIQDLDVFKKVLDICPQVLHNALNLYGAFFVTNDADQQKSSEILVSSNIKFHYLVLMNFGHITTLPTVLVELTLGDTTLASYNIDGLKRLNMRRVFVQERVTSYSFPSSLEVLGIEGPRSPKVILPPNLRKLSLATEPASIESVSGEMTKLEYLLLALPGVVFFDEIGLVAPNLKKLDLRYCGRLTNYDGLRKFQHLKELSIKFCTYPIGVFKGNLFPELEKFEYVGTDYDFSIPEFIPGDLFDVTLDFPPNLKYLSIKFANFMTVDLNTLVFPPTLKHLELWGLNFTYGYLHLSENLEYVRMRSRELQFDDSFRIPQKVKYLQVTANHLAFDTPDFMYHLPDSLEHFQLVARKHGEMGQLDREIKWPKSLRILRLHYFGFNPCSLEFMNLNESNLQEIDIRGGHFKRLNADALPTSVRVLILKKMGIRELCGYFRLLKNLKKLLLTHNNLQYQPPVELPVSSLNIIDLTYCKLDTKSPFVQLVQEEKYEDTKFWLEDWNGWSSGL, from the coding sequence ATGACATCCATTTCTAATACCGATACAGACGTCTTTGTTGGTCTAGGAAAACTTCCCTCAGATATTGTTGCAACAATTGTCGATTACTTGCCTAGATGTATGTTACCAGAGCTATTATACTTCCCACCTATTAGAGAAGTTGTTGCTAGTGCAATTTTGTCAAAGATGTCAATCAGTAACATTGTAAAAAGAAACACTGATTATAGTGATTGTAATTGTGAACTTCTAGGTATTAGGCCGAGAAGTTTGAAGCGGGGCATTGATCAATGGAATATATTTCCCAAATTTGTTGTCATTCAGGATTTGGATGTATTTAAGAAGGTGTTGGATATCTGTCCTCAAGTTTTGCATAATGCCTTAAATCTTTATGGTGCTTTTTTTGTAACGAATGATGCCGATCAACAAAAGAGTTCGGAGATACTTGTGAGTTCTAATATCAAATTCCATTATTTGgtattaatgaattttggACACATAACGACCTTACCTACTGTTCTAGTAGAACTTACCCTAGGAGATACGACACTAGCTAGTTATAATATCGATGGACTAAAGAGGTTGAACATGAGACGAGTGTTTGTTCAAGAAAGAGTGACTAGTTATTCTTTTCCTTCATCTTTAGAGGTTTTAGGAATCGAAGGTCCGCGGTCACCTAAAGTGATTTTGCCACCAAACTTACGGAAATTGAGCCTTGCAACAGAGCCAGCGTCAATTGAATCGGTCAGTGGAGAAATGACCAAGTTGGAATATTTACTCCTTGCCTTACCAGGCGTTGTATTCTTTGATGAGATCGGACTTGTTGCTCCGAACTTGAAAAAGCTTGATTTGAGATATTGTGGCAGACTAACTAACTATGATGGCTTAAGAAAGTTTCAGcatttaaaagaattatccATAAAGTTTTGCACCTATCCAATTGGCGTATTTAAAGGTAATTTATTTCCCGAGttagaaaaatttgaatacGTGGGGACAGATTATGACTTTTCAATCCCAGAATTTATACCTGGTGATTTGTTTGATGTCACATTGGACTTTCCaccaaatttaaaatatttatcaataaagtTTGCTAATTTTATGACGGTTGATTTGAACACTCTTGTTTTTCCTCCTACATTAAAACATTTAGAACTTTGGGGGTTAAACTTCACTTATGGATACTTGCACCTTTCTGAAAATTTAGAATATGTACGTATGCGTAGTCGGGAATTACAGTTTGATGATAGTTTCAGAATTCCTCAAAAGGTTAAATACCTCCAAGTAACAGCTAACCATTTGGCTTTTGATACACCAGATTTTATGTACCATTTACCAGATAGTTTAGAACACTTTCAATTAGTTGCTCGTAAACATGGAGAGATGGGACAATTGGATAGAGAAATTAAATGGCCAAAATCATTAAGAATTCTTCGTTTACACTACTTTGGTTTTAATCCTTGCTCGTTGGAATTCATGAACTTGAATGAATCTAATCTTCAAGAGATTGACATTCGTGGTGGTCACTTTAAAAGATTAAATGCAGATGCACTTCCAACTAGTGTTAgagttttaattttaaagaaaatgggAATTCGAGAATTATGTGGATATTTCAGACTTTTAAAGAACTTAAAAAAGTTGCTTCTCACACATAATAACCTCCAATATCAACCCCCTGTGGAACTTCCAGTATCATCATTGAATATCATAGATTTAACGTACTGTAAACTTGATACGAAATCACCATTTGTCCAACTTGTTCAAGAGGAAAAGTATGAAGACACTAAGTTTTGGTTAGAGGATTGGAATGGTTGGAGCCTGGGTTTATAG